One genomic window of Candidatus Hinthialibacter antarcticus includes the following:
- the atpH gene encoding ATP synthase F1 subunit delta: MERDPDVSKNYASALLAAAGKHNVSLDDALSEALSLRELILSQSRFKVFLEGPQFRADDKRKMIRDAFQNNSSELFMYFLLLLLRRGRLDHLIDILDEFERLVEKEGGVTEGLVTTAVELSDEEKDTLRQKLDAYCERKFIMQFKVDPTIVGGVRVQFGDTLIDATIQSQLVDLRRRMSLARLAS, translated from the coding sequence GTGGAGCGGGACCCGGACGTTTCCAAAAACTATGCGTCAGCCTTGTTGGCCGCCGCAGGTAAGCACAATGTCTCGTTAGACGACGCGCTGAGCGAAGCGTTGTCGTTGCGCGAATTGATATTGTCCCAATCCCGTTTTAAGGTGTTTCTAGAAGGCCCGCAGTTTCGCGCGGACGATAAGCGCAAGATGATTCGCGACGCATTTCAGAACAATAGCTCTGAATTGTTCATGTATTTTCTCTTGCTATTGTTGCGGCGCGGACGACTAGACCATTTGATCGACATCCTTGATGAGTTCGAGCGGCTCGTGGAAAAAGAAGGCGGCGTTACTGAAGGCTTAGTAACGACTGCGGTCGAGTTGTCGGATGAAGAAAAAGATACCCTGCGACAAAAACTGGACGCCTATTGCGAACGAAAGTTTATCATGCAATTCAAGGTCGATCCCACAATTGTCGGGGGCGTACGGGTACAGTTTGGCGACACGCTGATTGATGCGACCATTCAGTCGCAGTTGGTCGATTTGCGGCGCCGGATGTCCTTGGCGCGATTGGCGTCTTAA
- the atpE gene encoding ATP synthase F0 subunit C has product MEEQVASMITSQGAYHLGVGIAAIGSGIGLGMAVGKAMEAMARQPEAAGRIQTAMIIGAAFIEALTIYALISNFFASLAGF; this is encoded by the coding sequence ATGGAAGAGCAAGTAGCCAGCATGATTACGTCACAAGGCGCCTACCACTTGGGTGTTGGTATTGCCGCGATTGGTTCGGGTATCGGTTTGGGTATGGCCGTTGGCAAAGCAATGGAAGCCATGGCGCGTCAACCCGAAGCCGCCGGGCGCATTCAAACGGCAATGATCATCGGCGCTGCGTTTATCGAAGCGTTGACGATTTATGCGCTGATCTCCAACTTCTTCGCGTCACTGGCTGGATTCTAA
- the atpB gene encoding F0F1 ATP synthase subunit A → MNVASTLWFAVIQASEEAGHAVEHAAESASHGQEAAAIPELPNFVHALHVYFPHNQFIELMRYFENQIFIILAIAAIAAFFYTATRKCSIIPGRLQACAELIIEALLGIVTGILGEKEGRRYFPFIGSLFLFIFTMNWFGLIPLMKSPTSSFAVTSALAICVFLYVQFAALTRLGPAKYFYHLMGEPKDAVGWGLVPLFLPLHIMEEFIKPLSLACRLFGNIFGEDMLLGIALILGVQMVVALIPMSPVGIPLHLPFVFLSMLLGTIQALVFSLLATVYISMVLPHEEHH, encoded by the coding sequence ATGAACGTCGCAAGTACCTTATGGTTTGCGGTCATTCAAGCATCAGAAGAAGCCGGGCATGCCGTTGAGCACGCTGCTGAAAGCGCGAGCCACGGTCAAGAGGCCGCCGCGATTCCTGAACTGCCTAACTTTGTCCATGCGCTTCATGTGTATTTTCCTCATAATCAATTCATCGAATTGATGCGGTATTTTGAAAACCAAATCTTTATTATTCTGGCGATTGCCGCCATCGCAGCGTTTTTCTACACGGCGACGCGCAAATGTTCGATTATTCCTGGGCGCTTGCAGGCGTGCGCTGAATTGATTATTGAAGCCCTGCTCGGTATCGTGACTGGAATTCTGGGTGAAAAAGAAGGGCGGCGCTATTTTCCATTTATCGGCAGCCTGTTTCTCTTCATTTTTACGATGAACTGGTTCGGCCTGATTCCGTTGATGAAGTCGCCGACTTCGAGTTTTGCCGTCACCAGCGCACTCGCGATTTGCGTGTTTTTATATGTTCAATTTGCTGCGCTGACCCGTCTCGGTCCTGCGAAGTATTTTTATCACCTGATGGGCGAACCGAAAGACGCCGTTGGGTGGGGGCTAGTGCCGCTGTTTTTGCCGCTGCATATTATGGAAGAATTTATTAAGCCGCTGAGTCTGGCTTGCCGACTTTTTGGTAACATCTTCGGCGAAGACATGCTGCTGGGAATCGCCCTGATTTTAGGTGTGCAAATGGTTGTCGCCCTGATTCCCATGTCGCCAGTCGGCATCCCGCTGCACTTGCCGTTTGTGTTCTTGTCGATGTTGTTAGGGACGATTCAGGCTTTAGTTTTTTCATTATTGGCGACTGTGTATATTTCAATGGTGTTGCCGCACGAAGAACACCATTGA
- the atpF gene encoding F0F1 ATP synthase subunit B produces MISSILQTVQSVAVVGASGGGPPLYAQIITHIVCFLIVFWILKLFAFGPIMNIIDERRNAIDADLKRAEDVRLQSEKDQEAISARLRGIEEESRQKMLELLNEGKRTADGIREKGHADAEALLEKARQNVQYEIQKAREELKADIVNMTIMASEHLIKERLDDEKQRSLIGDFLNRIERN; encoded by the coding sequence GTGATCAGTTCGATTCTTCAGACGGTTCAAAGCGTTGCGGTCGTTGGCGCGTCCGGCGGAGGTCCGCCTTTGTACGCGCAGATCATTACGCATATTGTCTGCTTCCTTATTGTATTTTGGATATTGAAGCTGTTTGCGTTTGGTCCCATCATGAACATCATTGATGAGCGTCGCAACGCGATTGATGCAGATTTGAAGCGCGCCGAGGATGTGCGCCTTCAATCAGAGAAAGACCAGGAAGCGATTTCTGCGCGGCTGCGCGGCATCGAAGAGGAGTCCCGCCAGAAAATGCTGGAACTTCTCAACGAAGGCAAGCGTACGGCGGATGGAATTCGCGAGAAGGGCCATGCGGATGCGGAAGCGCTGCTGGAAAAAGCCAGGCAGAACGTCCAGTATGAAATCCAAAAGGCCCGCGAAGAACTCAAGGCCGACATTGTCAATATGACGATCATGGCCTCTGAACACCTGATCAAAGAACGGCTCGATGACGAGAAGCAACGCAGCCTGATCGGCGACTTCTTGAATCGGATCGAAAGGAACTAG